From the Calliopsis andreniformis isolate RMS-2024a chromosome 4, iyCalAndr_principal, whole genome shotgun sequence genome, one window contains:
- the Vps29 gene encoding vacuolar protein sorting 29, whose amino-acid sequence MLVLVLGDLHIPHRCSSLPSKFKKLLVPGRIQHILCTGNLCTKESYDYLKTLASDVHVVRGDFDENLNYPEQKVVTVGQFRIGLSHGHQVVPWGDPESLALIQRQLDVDILISGHTHKFEAYEHENKFYINPGSATGAYNPLDTSVIPSFVLMDIQSSTVVTYVYQLVGDEVKVERIEYKKT is encoded by the exons aTG CTTGTTTTAGTATTGGGTGATTTGCACATTCCACACAGATGTAGTAGTCTTCCAAGTAAATTTAAGAAATTATTGGTGCCTGGTCGAATACAGCATATTTTATGTACAGGCAATTTGTGCACTAAGGAATCTTACGATTATTTAAAAACATTGGCTAGTGATGTACATGTTGTTAGAGGAGACTTTGATGAG AATTTGAATTATCCAGAACAAAAAGTTGTTACTGTTGGACAATTTAGAATAGGATTATCACATGGTCATCAAGTTGTACCTTGGGGAGACCCAGAATCGTTAGCTTTAATACAAAGACAACTAGATGTTGATATTTTGATATCAGGTCACACACATAAATTTGAAGCATATGAAcatgaaaataaattttatatcaATCCTGGATCAGCAACAGGAGCATATAATCCTTTGGACAC ATCAGTCATTCCATCTTTTGTTCTCATGGATATTCAAAGTTCAACAGTTGTAACTTACGTGTATCAACTTGTAGGGGATGAAGTAAAAGTtgaaagaatagaatacaagaaAACCTAA
- the Rad9 gene encoding cell cycle checkpoint control protein Rad9 isoform X1: MKCVVPGVNVKILAKAIHALAKIGDEMFIEPQENALSFRTVNMANSAYADFTLFQSYFSYYNYGDLQENDTLKCKISMRSAMTVFKAPNLIDKQVETCHIRLESNAAEILFILKYKNSITKTHLLPILECEVLQIQYDKDGLSNQLSSQSRVLGDALQNFQQNLIEITLEVSSQKLLLRNYVDDTSGLSNTTRTQLALGRGEFDRYDISGDRAITFCMKEFKAFLIFAENVGIPVSIYFEEPGKPAIFALKNPSFEANLVLSTLNSENCSQSETTLVVPRQEKSKQRRAVNKRVSKRSNKSTTKIETKSMKMNKTSGNATSSNMHSNFMERKNETDRDFLTENSDVPLNVSDKNVTNNSNKNQHSISAAQQNNLEESHNYASTSRNIVTKRSEASTSDKALVNSVFSSISKRKSSKKEANKKQSPNNNNSDILEDAIPNSPSPPAKKARLIFQKCFQKTFDPTTLPGYDVILAEDSDECCSE, translated from the exons ATGAAATGTGTTGTACCGGGAGTAAATGTAAAAA TTTTAGCAAAAGCTATTCATGCTTTGGCAAAAATCGGAGACGAAATGTTTATAGAACCACAAGAGAATGCCTTATCATTTCGCACGGTTAACATGGCAAATTCAGCATATGCTGACTTTACGCTTTTCCAGAGTTATTTCTCATATTACAACTATGGTGATTTACAGGAAAATGATACATTGAAATGTAAAATTTCAATGAGg AGTGCGATGACTGTATTTAAAGCTCCCAATTTAATAGATAAACAAGTGGAAACATGTCATATTAGATTAGAATCAAATGCAGCTGAAATTTTGttcattttaaaatataaaaatagtatTACGAAAACTCATTTGTTACCTATATTGGAATGTGAAGTATTACAA attcagtatgatAAAGACGGTCTATCGAATCAGCTTTCATCTCAATCAAGGGTATTGGGAGATGCATTACAAAATTTTCaacaaaatttaattgaaattacatTAGAAGTTTCTtcacaaaaattattattaagaaattATGTAGATGATACTTCAG GTTTGTCAAATACAACAAGGACACAACTTGCCCTTGGCAGAGGAGAATTTGATCGGTATGATATTAGTGGTGATCGAGCAATTACATTTTGTATGAAAGAAtttaaagcttttttaatatttgCTGAAAATGTAGGAATACCAGTTAGCATATATTTTGAAGAACCAGGAAA GCCAGCTATATTTGCATTAAAAAACCCATCTTTTGAAGCGAATTTAGTACTATCTACATTAAATTCTGAAAACTGCAGCCAAAGTGAAACAACACTTGTTGTTCCCAGGCAGGAAAAATCTAAACAAAGAAGAGCAGTCAATAAACGTGTTTCTAAAAGATCTAATAAATCCACAACAAAAATAGAAACTAAATCaatgaaaatgaataaaacatcaGGAAATGCTACTTCTAGTAATATGCATTCAAATTTTATGGAGAGAAAGAATGAGACAGATCGAGATTTTCTCACAGAAAACTCTGATGTACCATTAAATGTATCTGACAAAAACGTAACAAATAATTCAAACAAAAATCAACACAGTATATCAGCAGCACAACAGAATAATCTAGAAGAATCTCATAATTATGCTTCAACTAGTCGTAATATAGTGACAAAACGTAGTGAAGCATCTACAAGTGATAAGGCATTAGTAAACTCTGTGTTTTCCAGTATCTCGAAAAGAAAGTCTAGTAAGAAGGAAGCTAATAAGAAACAAAGtccaaataataataattctgatATTTTAGAGGACGCAATACCAAATTCTCCCTCTCCACCAGCCAAAAAAGCTCGTTTGATATTTCAAAAATGTTTCCAAAAAACATTTGATCCAACAACATTGCCTGGATACGATGTAATTTTAGCTGAAGATTCAGATGAGTGTTGTagtgaataa
- the Rad9 gene encoding cell cycle checkpoint control protein Rad9 isoform X2, with amino-acid sequence MKCVVPGVNVKILAKAIHALAKIGDEMFIEPQENALSFRTVNMANSAYADFTLFQSYFSYYNYGDLQENDTLKCKISMRSAMTVFKAPNLIDKQVETCHIRLESNAAEILFILKYKNSITKTHLLPILECEVLQIQYDKDGLSNQLSSQSRVLGDALQNFQQNLIEITLEVSSQKLLLRNYVDDTSGKVCQIQQGHNLPLAEENLIGIPVSIYFEEPGKPAIFALKNPSFEANLVLSTLNSENCSQSETTLVVPRQEKSKQRRAVNKRVSKRSNKSTTKIETKSMKMNKTSGNATSSNMHSNFMERKNETDRDFLTENSDVPLNVSDKNVTNNSNKNQHSISAAQQNNLEESHNYASTSRNIVTKRSEASTSDKALVNSVFSSISKRKSSKKEANKKQSPNNNNSDILEDAIPNSPSPPAKKARLIFQKCFQKTFDPTTLPGYDVILAEDSDECCSE; translated from the exons ATGAAATGTGTTGTACCGGGAGTAAATGTAAAAA TTTTAGCAAAAGCTATTCATGCTTTGGCAAAAATCGGAGACGAAATGTTTATAGAACCACAAGAGAATGCCTTATCATTTCGCACGGTTAACATGGCAAATTCAGCATATGCTGACTTTACGCTTTTCCAGAGTTATTTCTCATATTACAACTATGGTGATTTACAGGAAAATGATACATTGAAATGTAAAATTTCAATGAGg AGTGCGATGACTGTATTTAAAGCTCCCAATTTAATAGATAAACAAGTGGAAACATGTCATATTAGATTAGAATCAAATGCAGCTGAAATTTTGttcattttaaaatataaaaatagtatTACGAAAACTCATTTGTTACCTATATTGGAATGTGAAGTATTACAA attcagtatgatAAAGACGGTCTATCGAATCAGCTTTCATCTCAATCAAGGGTATTGGGAGATGCATTACAAAATTTTCaacaaaatttaattgaaattacatTAGAAGTTTCTtcacaaaaattattattaagaaattATGTAGATGATACTTCAGGTAAA GTTTGTCAAATACAACAAGGACACAACTTGCCCTTGGCAGAGGAGAATTTGATCG GAATACCAGTTAGCATATATTTTGAAGAACCAGGAAA GCCAGCTATATTTGCATTAAAAAACCCATCTTTTGAAGCGAATTTAGTACTATCTACATTAAATTCTGAAAACTGCAGCCAAAGTGAAACAACACTTGTTGTTCCCAGGCAGGAAAAATCTAAACAAAGAAGAGCAGTCAATAAACGTGTTTCTAAAAGATCTAATAAATCCACAACAAAAATAGAAACTAAATCaatgaaaatgaataaaacatcaGGAAATGCTACTTCTAGTAATATGCATTCAAATTTTATGGAGAGAAAGAATGAGACAGATCGAGATTTTCTCACAGAAAACTCTGATGTACCATTAAATGTATCTGACAAAAACGTAACAAATAATTCAAACAAAAATCAACACAGTATATCAGCAGCACAACAGAATAATCTAGAAGAATCTCATAATTATGCTTCAACTAGTCGTAATATAGTGACAAAACGTAGTGAAGCATCTACAAGTGATAAGGCATTAGTAAACTCTGTGTTTTCCAGTATCTCGAAAAGAAAGTCTAGTAAGAAGGAAGCTAATAAGAAACAAAGtccaaataataataattctgatATTTTAGAGGACGCAATACCAAATTCTCCCTCTCCACCAGCCAAAAAAGCTCGTTTGATATTTCAAAAATGTTTCCAAAAAACATTTGATCCAACAACATTGCCTGGATACGATGTAATTTTAGCTGAAGATTCAGATGAGTGTTGTagtgaataa
- the Rad9 gene encoding cell cycle checkpoint control protein Rad9 isoform X3 — MTVFKAPNLIDKQVETCHIRLESNAAEILFILKYKNSITKTHLLPILECEVLQIQYDKDGLSNQLSSQSRVLGDALQNFQQNLIEITLEVSSQKLLLRNYVDDTSGLSNTTRTQLALGRGEFDRYDISGDRAITFCMKEFKAFLIFAENVGIPVSIYFEEPGKPAIFALKNPSFEANLVLSTLNSENCSQSETTLVVPRQEKSKQRRAVNKRVSKRSNKSTTKIETKSMKMNKTSGNATSSNMHSNFMERKNETDRDFLTENSDVPLNVSDKNVTNNSNKNQHSISAAQQNNLEESHNYASTSRNIVTKRSEASTSDKALVNSVFSSISKRKSSKKEANKKQSPNNNNSDILEDAIPNSPSPPAKKARLIFQKCFQKTFDPTTLPGYDVILAEDSDECCSE; from the exons ATGACTGTATTTAAAGCTCCCAATTTAATAGATAAACAAGTGGAAACATGTCATATTAGATTAGAATCAAATGCAGCTGAAATTTTGttcattttaaaatataaaaatagtatTACGAAAACTCATTTGTTACCTATATTGGAATGTGAAGTATTACAA attcagtatgatAAAGACGGTCTATCGAATCAGCTTTCATCTCAATCAAGGGTATTGGGAGATGCATTACAAAATTTTCaacaaaatttaattgaaattacatTAGAAGTTTCTtcacaaaaattattattaagaaattATGTAGATGATACTTCAG GTTTGTCAAATACAACAAGGACACAACTTGCCCTTGGCAGAGGAGAATTTGATCGGTATGATATTAGTGGTGATCGAGCAATTACATTTTGTATGAAAGAAtttaaagcttttttaatatttgCTGAAAATGTAGGAATACCAGTTAGCATATATTTTGAAGAACCAGGAAA GCCAGCTATATTTGCATTAAAAAACCCATCTTTTGAAGCGAATTTAGTACTATCTACATTAAATTCTGAAAACTGCAGCCAAAGTGAAACAACACTTGTTGTTCCCAGGCAGGAAAAATCTAAACAAAGAAGAGCAGTCAATAAACGTGTTTCTAAAAGATCTAATAAATCCACAACAAAAATAGAAACTAAATCaatgaaaatgaataaaacatcaGGAAATGCTACTTCTAGTAATATGCATTCAAATTTTATGGAGAGAAAGAATGAGACAGATCGAGATTTTCTCACAGAAAACTCTGATGTACCATTAAATGTATCTGACAAAAACGTAACAAATAATTCAAACAAAAATCAACACAGTATATCAGCAGCACAACAGAATAATCTAGAAGAATCTCATAATTATGCTTCAACTAGTCGTAATATAGTGACAAAACGTAGTGAAGCATCTACAAGTGATAAGGCATTAGTAAACTCTGTGTTTTCCAGTATCTCGAAAAGAAAGTCTAGTAAGAAGGAAGCTAATAAGAAACAAAGtccaaataataataattctgatATTTTAGAGGACGCAATACCAAATTCTCCCTCTCCACCAGCCAAAAAAGCTCGTTTGATATTTCAAAAATGTTTCCAAAAAACATTTGATCCAACAACATTGCCTGGATACGATGTAATTTTAGCTGAAGATTCAGATGAGTGTTGTagtgaataa
- the Endog gene encoding endonuclease G, mitochondrial, producing the protein MKTLTNIILKVSTLSTVGLGGWYLGKYSEKQQLNAEKRNNGASIFSNVNIKNMPGLPLFGTVSAATAFVPAESEANMGIKSSSTATRVSEIMKYGFPGLDHVRSFEDFVLSYDRRNRVAHWVFEHLTKERLQPNKEISRSKCEFKPDPSIHPFFRSENSDYKGSGYDRGHLAAAGNHKIDQRHIEQTFYLSNMAPQVGSGFNRDSWNRLEKYVRSLTKIYKDVYVCTGPLYLPRKEVDGKKYVRYEVIGVNHVAVPTHFYKIVVGETHDSKLEMEAFVMPNTRIDDNVPLTNFLVPPESVERAAGLLFFDKISRDKLSKINGKKTA; encoded by the exons atgaaaacgTTAACGAATATTATTTTGAAAGTGAGTACCTTATCCACCGTAGGTTTAGGTGGATGGTATCTCGGTAAATATTCGGAAAAACAACAATTGAATGCAGAAAAGAGAAACAATGGAGCGAGTATTTTTTCtaatgtaaatataaaaaatatgccTGGTTTGCCTCTATTTGGCACAGTTTCTGCAGCCACCGCATTTGTTCCCGCGGAAAGTGAGGCAAATATGGGCATAAAGTCATCATCAACAGCTACAAGAGTATCTGAA ATTATGAAGTACGGTTTCCCTGGGTTAGATCACGTCAGATCATTTGAAGATTTTGTACTTTCTTATGACAGGAGAAATAGAGTAGCCCATTGGGTGTTTGAACATTTAACAAAAGAAAGATTACAACCCAATAAGGAGATTTCACGTAGTAAGTGTGAATTCAAACCTGATCCAAGTATACATCCCTTTTTTAG GTCAGAAAACAGTGACTATAAAGGTAGTGGATATGATCGTGGTCACTTAGCAGCAGCAGGAAATCATAAAATTGATCAACGTCACATAGAACAAACTTTCTACTTATCGAATATGGCACCACAAGTGGGTAGTGGTTTTAATAGGGATTCTTGGAACAGATTAGAAAAATATGTCAGAAGTTTAACTAAAATTTATAAGGACGTGTATGTTTGTACAGGTCCCCTATATTTGCCTAG AAAAGAGGTTGATGGAAAGAAATATGTGCGTTATGAAGTTATTGGTGTAAATCATGTAGCGGTACCTActcatttttataaaatagttGTTGGCGAAACACACGATTCAAAGTTAGAAATGGAAGCATTTGTGATGCCAAATACTCGTATAGATGACAATGTACCTCTGACAAATTTTCTG GTCCCACCAGAAAGTGTGGAACGTGCTGCTGGACTTTTATTCTTCGATAAAATATCACGTGATAAATTAAGTAAAATAAATGGCAAGAAAACTGCTTAA